The DNA sequence TGAATATTGGAGGAGATATAGTGGATAAAAGAAAAATAATAATTGATACAGATATAGGAGATGACATTGATGACGCTTTGGCCATATCATTTGCATTAAATTCACCTGAGGTTGAAATAATCGGAATAACAACTGTTTTCAGGAATACTGATGCAAGGGCTAAAATAGCAGGAAAACTTTTAAAATTGGCGGAAAGAGATATACCTGTTTATGCCGGATGCAAACAGCCAATAATAAATAGGGAGGACGATTTGCAAATTCCATGCCAGTATTCCAAAGATATGGATGATTTTACATATAATAAAGAGATTCATGCAGTAGATTACATTATAAATACAGTTATGGAGAGGATTTTAGCATGAAAAGCATATGTGTCGTTGGTAGTTTGAACATGGATCTGGTAGCTACTGTTGAACGTTTTCCAAGACCTGGAGAAACCGTTACAGGAAAAGAATTCGGAACTTATACAGGGGGTAAAGGAGCCAATCAGGCTGTAGCTTCAGGCAGGCTGGGAGCAAACGTAAGAATGGTTGGTAAAGTTGGAGATGATTTTTATGGCAAAAAATATCTAGAGGTGCTTAAAAACAATGGCGTGAAAATAGACGGCATAGATATTGAACCCGGCACTTCTACAGGAGTTGCAGTAATAGAAGTAGATAGTTCAGGCGCAAACCATATTGTTGTTATTCCAGGCGCAAATGGCAAGGTGGATACTGAATTTATCAACCGCAAACTCAACTACATCCTTGAGAGTGATATATTCCTGTTTCAGCTGGAGATACCCCTTGAAACAGTTGTGTTTTGTATGAAGAAAGTGCAAGAAACTCAAAAAACATTGAGACAAAACAAGAAGATAATAATACTTGATCCCGCTCCTGCTGTTCCTTTAGAGGATGAAGTTCTTGAGTATGTTGACTATATTACTCCAAATGAAACGGAAATTGAAGTTTTGACAGGGGGTAAGATTGATACCGAAGAGGATATTAAGAAAGCATCATTCAAACTCCTGGACAGAGGAGTTAAAACTGTCATTGCTAAAGCAGGAGAAAAAGGTGCATTTATTGTTGAAAGAGAACGGTTTGTTCATGTTCCTGCACCTAAAGTGAATGTTGTAGATACTACAGCAGCAGGGGATTCGTTTAACGCCGGCTTGGCTTTTGCGTTATCTCAAAACAGAGAGTTAGTAGATTGTGTAAAATTTGCAAATATAGTCGCATCCCTTGCTGTCACAGCAAAAGGAGCACAGGAAGCCATGCCAAATATGGAGCAGGTAGAGGCTTTTATGGATAGGATATAAAGTTGGAAGTACTTCAATTATATTGTATCCTTTACCCAATCCTTAGTATTTTTTGAGCTTCTTCAATCCTTATCTTGCTTGCCGCCTAAATCCATCTATAAAACACGAAAATTATCCAATTTGTATATTCCGGTCATCCTGACATCATTCCGGAATTATCCGGACACCTTGCCAAGTAATTTAATTTTAAAGTAATGAACTATATTTTTCAATTGCTTTGTCGTATTGGGCGCATTTTATTTTTATGAAGAAAATGCTTCCGGTAACTAAATGCTCCAAGTCTTAAGAGCCTGTAAATTCACTTCGTGGCAAAAATGTTACTTCCGGCATTTTCTTCAAAATTTGAAAATGCGCCCCCAAA is a window from the Bacillota bacterium genome containing:
- a CDS encoding nucleoside hydrolase, whose translation is MDKRKIIIDTDIGDDIDDALAISFALNSPEVEIIGITTVFRNTDARAKIAGKLLKLAERDIPVYAGCKQPIINREDDLQIPCQYSKDMDDFTYNKEIHAVDYIINTVMERILA
- the rbsK gene encoding ribokinase → MKSICVVGSLNMDLVATVERFPRPGETVTGKEFGTYTGGKGANQAVASGRLGANVRMVGKVGDDFYGKKYLEVLKNNGVKIDGIDIEPGTSTGVAVIEVDSSGANHIVVIPGANGKVDTEFINRKLNYILESDIFLFQLEIPLETVVFCMKKVQETQKTLRQNKKIIILDPAPAVPLEDEVLEYVDYITPNETEIEVLTGGKIDTEEDIKKASFKLLDRGVKTVIAKAGEKGAFIVERERFVHVPAPKVNVVDTTAAGDSFNAGLAFALSQNRELVDCVKFANIVASLAVTAKGAQEAMPNMEQVEAFMDRI